From Fusarium musae strain F31 chromosome 8, whole genome shotgun sequence:
CCACTGAGGATGATGCCGGTAAGTAGAGAGACCCAAAAGGTGAGAGGGTTAAGAATACATAGGAACATCTGTCCATATGTTGCAAGCACAGACTCCCACTTCGTCCCAGGTGCTCGCGACACCTTCAAGTGAGACCATATCGACCAAGAAGACGGTAAATCAGGTAGAGGTTTGTCATTTCTGATGAGCTCGATCTCATCCCAACCTCCATAGACCTCAACCTTTTCAGAGCTGCTCTGAACTAGGACTCGTCCATCGAGTGCGACGGGAGGTCGAAGGAAGTATGTCTCGGGGACGCAGAAGAGAACTAAAAAGAAGGCGAGGATGCAAGGTGCGATCCAGGCTTTGTATACACATCGCCAGGTCATTGTAGTGTCGGTAGTCAAAGGGAGGATTAAGAGAGCGAGTTTGATGAGGGCTGAGCCTGTGCACCAGAATAGTGAGAGTGCGCTGGGGCGTTCGTGGATGAATGTTgcgtcgatgaggatgaggatgaactgGGATTGTTAGTAAGGCTTGGCTGGGTGGATATTCACTTACCACCCCGGTTGCTGATCCGGCTGCGAGGGCTTGGAAGCTGAGGGCAGCAATTAATTGCAGGAATGATCCAGCGTAGCCTGCCCAGAGCGTCGATAGCACCGTCACCACAGAAGCACCAACAACAATAGGTCGTCGTCCAACTGCCGTCGATAGTGGAATGCCGATCAAGAACCCAACTCCAGTGAAGAGCGTCATCGCCGACGATAAAGACTGAACACTAAAAGGACCCATTGGCTAAACTCAATTAGCATCATCTCAT
This genomic window contains:
- a CDS encoding hypothetical protein (EggNog:ENOG41), coding for MTLFTGVGFLIGIPLSTAVGRRPIVVGASVVTVLSTLWAGYAGSFLQLIAALSFQALAAGSATGVFILILIDATFIHERPSALSLFWCTGSALIKLALLILPLTTDTTMTWRCVYKAWIAPCILAFFLVLFCVPETYFLRPPVALDGRVLVQSSSEKVEVYGGWDEIELIRNDKPLPDLPSSWSIWSHLKVSRAPGTKWESVLATYGQMFLCILNPLTFWVSLLTGIILSGVIFLNLTQPSALIYMFGDKETGCINILLGVAGVVGSLLAFPLTGPFASWFTRRYTFRKGGIRHAEVYLALFAVPVITGLTSVLLNGLALINKWPSVWIYITSAISIMSFLTGNVAFTLWITEAFPRWAAAALAVQLFTGNMFGFGISTAILPWTQEGHILQPTILIFVLMLVMGAMAVPAAFWGKTVRQYIQGRWSDSERTALRPQ